GTCTTTTGTAGAAATTATATGAGGAACAATTTCGTTTACTTTTAATTTACTTAAAGAATACAGTAGGGTGGCAAAATTATTAATTACACTTTTCTGGTTTAAATTAACTATGCGGTGTTCCAATTGATCAGAAAAATCGGATACATAATGTAATATATCAGGAAGAAGCTCTTCGTTTTTTAATATTTCATTTTTAAGCTCACTCACAGGTATGCATACTATTTCGGAATTTTTTAAGGCCACATAACTTTTATCGCTAACTTCTTCTAAAATTACCTGCTCTAATCCAATTATTTCTCCTTCAAAACCTATTGCAAAAATGAAATCAATGCTTCCGGCATGTTTGAATATTTTTATAGCACCTTTTTTGATCAAGTACACATTGTCTTTAGAATCGTGGGTACAAGTAAGTAAATTGTTCTCGTCTATTTTATTAACCGGATGATTTTCAAATAATTTCAATATATTTTTACTCACTCTCATTTTATTAAAAGTAAAGTTACTTGTGATGTTGTTTTATTACTATGATTCATATCATAAACCAATTTTGACATCAAATACAGTAATTAAATAGAAATATGACGAAAATCGAAATTAATGATAAGCATCATTTTTACTATCTATAACACCGGTTACTTTTGAGGTATTAAATTTCTTGTTATGTCAAATTTTAAAAAATTCTTAAAATCGGGGCACGCACCAACTTTGTTTTCGGCTTTTCTTTATTTTGATTTTTGTTTTGCTATTTGGGTGTTAAATGGCGCTATGGCACCTTTTATTAGCGAACATTTTAATTTAAGCCCTGCAGAAAAAGGCTTTATGATTTCGGTACCGATATTGGCTGGAGCTGTAATGCGTTTTCCTTTAGGTGTACTTGCACAATATATAGGAAGAAAAAATGCAGCACTAACCGAAATGGGGCTTATTTTCTTTGCATTGGTATTTGGGTATTTTTTCGTTGACACTTATTCTGATGTAATAAAAATGGGAGTGCTTCTTGGGATAGCCGGTGCCAGTTTTGGTGTAGCTCTTTCTTTGGGTTCAGGTTGGTTTCCACCAAAATATAAAGGATTGGCTATGGGTATTTCAGGTGCGGGAAATAGTGGAACAGTATTAGCTATGTTATTTGCACCACCTTTAGCAATGAAATTTGGATGGCAGGCCGTGTACGGAATGGCCGCATTTTTTATGCTGATTCCAATTGTTGTAATGATCGTGTTTGCCAAAGAACCGCCAGACAGAGAACATCAAACTCTTAAACAGCATTTGGCTTGTTTATTTGAAAAGGATGGTTGGACTTTTAATTTAATTTACATAATTACATTTGGTGGATTTATTGGACTTTCTAATTTCTTGCCAACTTACTTTCATGATCAGTTTGGAGTTACAAAAGTAGAAGCGGGTCAATTAACGATGTTAGCCGCTTTAATGGGAAGTGCAATACGTGTGGTTGGCGGTTGGGCTAGCGATAAATGGGGAGGAATTACAACATTAAGTGCAATATTTGGTATTATTATTATTACTATGGTAATTGCAGGTTTACCTATTGGTGTTACAGCTACAACAATTTTATTTATGGTTTGTTTTGCGGCACTTGGAGCAGGCAACGGAGCTTTATTTCAATTGGTACCTTTGCGTTGGCCATTGGCCACTGCTGTTGCGGGAAGTATGATTGGTGAAATTGGTGCACTGGGTGGAAGTTTTATTCCAAATGCCATGGGATTATCAAAACAAAATACAGGCTCGTTTTTTTGGGGCTTTATGTCTTTCGCTATATTAGCTTTAATAGCGTTTATAGTTTTGAGAGTGGCACAACGAGCCTGGACTAAGAAGTGGGTTGGTAAAGGAGGTATGGCTATTATTAAACCGGAGTCAATTGAAGTTGAAATTAAGGAGCACATTGCAGGAAACGTTGTATTTGCGCAATCAAAATCAAAGGGTGATTTTAATTACCGAAACATAATCTATCCGATTGGAAATTCTGAATTGGCTGATAAAGCTCGTCAACAAGCTGCTTATTTAGCCAAATCTACAGGCGCAAATTTGGTTTTACTGTATGTGAACGAAAAATCACATAGTACAGGAATACTTGCAACAGACTCTGCCCAATTTGCTGAGGTAAAAGAAGCTTGGATAGCAGAAGGAAAACAAATATTACTGGAAGAAGTAAAAAAATTGAAAGATTTGGAAGTTGATCAGGTGGAAGCTGTATTCGGTCAGGGAGATGTGGCAAGTGAAATTACAACTATTGCGAAAGAAAAAAATGCCGAACTAATTTTGTTAGCGAGTCACAAAGCCTCGCCTTTAGGTAAACTGTTAATGGGCAGCAGAACTTACGACGTATTCCTAGATACACCTTGCCCGGTTTTAAGAATAGTAAGATAAAAATAAAAATTTAGTATATGTCAAAAACAAATATAGAAACATGGAATGTAGAAGACGAGAGTTTCTGGAATTCCACAGGAAAAAAAATTGCGACTAAAAATCTTTGGTTATCAATTCCAGCGTTATTATTGGCCTTTGCGGTTTGGATAATGTGGGGCATGTTAGTTACGTATATGAAAGATTTTGGATTTACATTTGGATTATTAGAAGGCTTAACGAAAGGCACTCCGGAATATGATGCTGCATTGGCAAGTATAAATAACATGTATTATACTTTACCGGCAATTGCCGGTTTAGCAGGGGCTACATTACGTTTGCCAAATTCCTTTCTTATTTCATTGGGTGGCGGTAGAAATGTTATTTTCGTTTCTACTGCATTACTCATTATACCTGCAATAGGTGCTGGTATCGGACTGAGTGATGTAAATACCTCATATGGTTTTTTTGCGGCAATGGCTCTATTATCCGGTTTTGGCGGTGGTAATTTCTCATCTTCTATGAACAATATCAGCTATTTTTTTCCAAAGAAAATGCAAGGCTATGCTTTAGGAATGAATGCAGGAATTGGAAACTTAGGTGTAGCAACAATGCAGAAATTAATTCCACTTGTTGTACCTGTTGTATTATTTGCTGGGGCAGGTTCCGATGTAACAATAAAAGGCGTTGCATTTGCAGGTATTCAAAACGCCGGATGGGTTTGGGTACCACTGTTAGTTATTTTTACTATTTCAGCATTTGTGGGCATGAATAATGTTATAACCGGAACACCAGTACTTCCGTCAACGGCACAAGGAGTTTCCAAAACTTTAATTATGATCTTGCTAGGAGTGGTAGCCTCAGCAATTGGAGCGTATTTATTAATAGGATTAAAAATAAATATGTGGATAGTTTTACCGGCTGTAATAATTATTTCTGTTTTACTCATGAAATATGCCACGCCGGCAGATATTAAACAAAATCTTAATAAACAATTCTCAATTTTAAGTGATAAACATAATTGGATAATGACTATTATTTATACCATGACTTTTGGTTCATTTATAGGATACTCTGCTGCATTTCCAAAATTATGTCAAGATATATTTCCTACTGCGGATTATAGATTGTGGGTGTTTTTAGGTCCGGCTTTAGGTGCGCTAGTTCGACCTGTTGGTGGTATTATTTCAGATAAAATAAATAGTGGAGCAAAAGTTACCATGTGGAGTACAATAGTTCAAATTGTAGCAGCTTTGGCTGTAGCTTATTTTGTTGTTAAGGCAAGATCTTCTGCTGATCCGCTTGAATACTGGTGGCCGTTTTTTGGTTGCTTTATGATTTTGTTTATATCTACCGGTATCGGTAATGGGTCTACTTTTCGGAGTATACCTTATATTTTTAGCAAAGAAAAGGCCGGTCCGGTTTTAGGTTGGACTGCGGCGATAGCTGCATACGGCGCTTTTATTATACCTAAAGTGTTTGGCGAACAAATAAAAGCCGGACATCCGGAATATGCATTATTCGGGTTTGCTATATATTATGTAATTTGTTTGGTTCTAAATTGGTGGTATTATCAAGGTCCAAAAAGAGAATATGATAATCCATAAGTTAATTATTTCTTTTACGTAAGGGGTTGCTTTTTAAGTAACCCTTTTTGCTTTTAAAAACTATAAATAAACCCAAATTTTCAATTACCTAATTGATATAGAATTTCAAAATTCAAAAGGGTAAAGTTTTATGATTAAAAATGAATTATTCTGATGCTACTCATATTTTATTGATAGAGCTCATTTTAACTTTGTTAATAATTTAGCTTTTACCTCTAATTTAAATAAGATCTTATGAAAACTTCAAAATCAATCCTAACTATCTTGGTTATTAATTTGGGTTTATTTACATCAAACCTTAATGCCCAATTCTCGGTAACCGGGCAGTATATGTCTCGTGGAGAATATAGACACGGTTACCAATCCTTGGCCGATACTAATCAAAAAGCTGCCGTTTTTGTTTCACAAAGGGCTAGAATTAATGCCGAATATAAACACGAAAAATATAAAATTTATGTTTCTGCCCAAGATATACGCACTTGGGGTAGTGTAGCCAATGCTGCTATTGATACTAAAGGACTGTTCTCTATTTTTGAAGCATATGGCGAATTAAATTGTACTAAAAAGTTTTCTGCTAAAATTGGGCGACAAGTAATTTCCTACGACGATGATAGGATTTTTGGTGGATTAGATTGGGCTATGCAAGCCCGCCGTCACGATGCCGCAATTTTTAAATATAATGTTGACAGTACTATGACTATACATGTTGGCGGAGCATACAACCAAAACAGCGAATCGCATAAACTCATTCAATATTCCGTTGCCGGAAATTATAAGTCTTTTCAGTATTTATGGATGAATAAACAGATTAAAAAAGTAAGTCTTAGTTTTCTTGCGTTAAACAACGGAGTGGCTTACAATCGTGTAAACACAACCACCGGAGTACGTGATTCAATGACACTTTATCAACAAACAGCGGGATTAAGAGCAGAATACAAAGGGGATAAGCTGATAGGTTTAGTTTATGGCTATTATCAAATGGGCGATGATGCATCGAATAGAAAAACTAGTGCAATGGATGTTTGCGGTGAAATTGGATACAAACCGGTTAAGGGATTATTGGTTTCCTTAGGCGCGGAATATCTTACAGGACAAAGTCAAACTGATACAGCAAAAGCTTACAGAGATATAAATCATGCTTTTAATCCGTATTATGGAACTAATCACCGTTTCAATGGATATATGGATTATTTCTATGTAGGTAATCATATTAATTCCGTTGGATTGCTCGATGCTTATTTACGCTTAAGTTATACTTATAAAAAAGCATTATTCTCTGTGAATACACACATGTTTAATTCAGCTGCAGCAGTGCGCGATAAAAGTGTTACAACCGCTATTGAAAGCATGAATGCCAATTTGGGTACTGAAGTTGATTTCACATTCAGTTATAAATTTACAGATGGTGTGGCCGTTCAGGGCGGCTACTCTCAAATGTTTGGCACTACTACATTAAAAGCTATAAAAGGTGGACAAACATCTGAAATAAGTAATTGGGCTTATTTAAGTCTGATTATTCGTCCGGGTAAAATAGCCTGGCCTAAATGTGGTTTAAAAATGTAAAAAAAAATGCGAAAAATTCTAATAATGAACAGACAAATGAAAAAAGAATATATTATTGTTTTATGTATTTTCTTTGCAACTCTATTATTTTTTTCTTGTAAAAAAAAATCAATTGATCCGAGTTATACTAAAGCGAAAATTACCATTCAAATGACTTCAGGGGCTAATGCTGTTATTTGGGATAGTTTAAATTATACGAATGCGGCCGGTAATAAATTCTCGGTTTCAACAGCTAATTTTTTTATTTCCGGAATAGTATTAAAATCAGCAACTAAAACTTATGCTTCCAATAAAGTGTTTTACATTGATGCAAAAGTTAGCTCTAAGGCTCATTTTTGGTTAGATTCTATCCCACCAAACGATTACACAGAAATAAGTTTTTATCTAGGTTTAGATAAAAATACTAACAAATCAAATTCATTGCCGGCAACGGTTGATAATTCAAATATGGCATGGCCTGATTTAATGGGAGGCGGGTATCATTTTTTAAAATTAGAAGGGACTTATCTTGATTCGGCGAACGTAACAAAAGGTTATGCAATACACTTAGGCAGAAATGAAAATTTAGTAAGTGCAAAAATCACTCAAAATTTACATCAACAATACTGGAATCACGAATATAAAATAAGTTTTAATGTTAATGAGGTATTTACTAATCCAACAATATATGATTTGAATTTCGAGAAGAACTACACTATGTCAGATTCACTAGCAATGTTAAAAATCAAAAATAATATGAACGATGTGTTTACGATTATTCAAAATAATTAGCGTTTTATCTGTATTGTTGTTTTCATGCAAAAAGGAAAACCCCATGCCGGTTGCAGAAGAAGATGTGCCGTTGACTCCATATCCCGTCACCTGGCCATATTATTTTCCTAACCTCGAAATTCCCGATGAAAATCAAATGACCCTAGAGGGAATTAATTTGGGCAGACATCTGTATTACGATACTATTCTGTCAAGAGATGGAAGAGCATGCGCTGATTGTCATTCTTCAGCGTCAGCTTTTACTACTTATACCAGTAATGCTTTACCGCACATTAATTTGGGATGGAACTCTAACTTTTTGTGGAATGGGAAAGTGCAGGGTAAAATGGAGGATATTATGTTGTTTGAAGTAAAGGAATTTTTTAATACAGATTTGGACAAAATAAACCAATCTGCGTTTTACAAAAAAGAATTTAAAAAAGTATATAAGGCAGACAACGTAACGGCAGAATTACTTTCATATGCACTTTCTCAATTTTTCAGGGCCATGGTTTCAAAAAATTCACTTTGTGATAAATTTATATTACACACTGCAAATTTAAATGATTCCGAAATGCGAGGATTCAATATTTTTACAACAGAAAAAGGGGATTGTTTTCATTGCCATAGCCTGGGATTATTTACAGATAACAAATTTCACAACATTGGCCTTGATTCTATTTTTCTCGGTCAAAACATGGGTAGGTATAATTACACCGGATTAAATAAAGACCTGGGTCTCTTTAAAACACCAACTTTAAGAAATATTGAGTTAACCGCACCCTACATGCACGATGGAAGGTATACAACATTAGAGGAGGTGGTAGAACATTATAACTCAAAAGTGAAGCATAGCAATACTTTAGATCCCATCATGACTAAACCTTCAAAATTATACGGCTTGGGCTTAACCCCGCAAGAAAAACAAGATTTAGTTGCTTTCTTAAAAACCTTAACGGATAACGACTTTATTAATAATCCTTTACTTCAAAAACCTTAAAATAAATGATTAAAATCATGCAATGATTTGGAATATATTTCGTTATTTGCATTCAAACATAACGCTATGATAGATTTAAAAGAAACGAATAAAAAAGATCCACTAAAAAGAAGTGTTGAACATGGCTTAGATAATATGAAAGGAGCTACTCCTTTTGATCCGCCATCGGTTTATGATGAAGAAAACAAACCAAAAATTGACTTTGAGTCAATGCCCGATGCAATAAAGGAATTAATGAATGAACATAAAGTGGCCATTGAAAAATTAGAAATTTTTGAAAATGCACTTGTTGAATTTAAAAGTAACGGCTATGTTTTAAATCCGTCAATTAATTCGGCACTGTCTGAATTTTTTAAATTTTATGACAATAATTTATTGGTTCACAATGAAAAAGAAGATAAAGTATTATTTCCACTTTTAAACGAAAAGTTGATTGCTACCGGTGAACACAGTATTGGGGAAAATCCCAAAACAGCAATTGATGTAATGGAAGATGATCATGTTAAATTTATTCAATTAGGAACACTTTCTTTTAATCTGTTTGGATTAGCAACTCGAATTAAAGATTTGCAATCCCGGAATTTTATTTGTGATACTGCATACGATACTAGTCGCGAGTTTGCTGAATTGCTTCGATTACATATTTACCGCGAAGATTATACGCTTTTCCCATTGGCTCAAAAACTTATTTCTGAATCAGAATTTGATGAGCTTAGTAAAAAACAAAAGAAATTTAAATAAAACTCATGCTTCAGGATCAGTTTGGTAGAGTACATAACTATTTAAGGCTTTCGCTTACTGAGCGTTGTAATCTGCGCTGTTTCTATTGTATGCCTGCCGAAGGTATACAGCTTTCTCCCAAAGATGATATAATGCGTACAGAGGAGATTGAAAAAATTGCAGGAACGTTTGTGAAATTGGGGATAAATAAAATACGATTTACTGGTGGGGAACCACTCATACGAAAGGATTTTGACGATGTAGCCATGAGGTTAAGTAAATTTAATTGTGAACTAGCTATAACTACAAATGGTATTTTGGTAGATCAGTACCTTCCAACTTTTAAACAAGCCGGAATAAAAAAAATAAACATTAGTTTAGATACGTTAAATGAAGAAAAGTTTAACAACATTACACGAAGAGATTATTTTATAAGAGTAAAAAGCAATATTGATTTACTTTTTTCTGAAGGAATTACTCCTAAATTAAATGTTGTTTTGATTAGGGGTGTAAATGACGATGAATTAATTGATTTCATTAATCTAACTTCTAAATGGAATACTACAATTCAATTTATTGAATTTATGCCATTTCAAGGAAATAAATGGGATCTTTCACGCACAGTAAAGGCAGATGAAATTCTATCAAAAGCATTTGCATACTTTGGCGAAGAAAATGTGATGAAAGCGGAAGATAAGGCTAATGATACTTCGCGTAAATATCAAATCAAAGGATTTAAGGGGAATTTTGGTTTAATTTCTACAGTGAGTAACCCATTTTGCGATTCTTGTAACAGAATCCGATTGACCGCAAACGGAAGTATTAAAAATTGTCTTTTTTCAGGAAGTGAAACCAATCTTCTGAAGGCAATGAGGGAAGGGAAGAATTTAGAACAGTTGATTCAAGAGGCGATTTACATTAAAAGTAAACAAAGAGGGGGAATACAAGACTTTTCCAGCAAAGATGGTTTATTAAAGGCGCAGGAAAATAGAAGCATGATTATGATTGGAGGTTAAGTGAATTTTAATTATTATGTTTTCATTAAAATTATTTACAAAGTACTGTACAAAAGATTGGCAAACCCATTATAAATCGAATAAACAAACTTTTTATTTTGAATCGGATAGTAGGATATTCGATGAAGGGGATCCTGTTAAAGGAATTTATTTTGTCGAAAAAGGATATCTCAAAGTGTTATCTAAAACTTTGGATGGAAGCGAAAAAATTATCAGACTTGTAGCACCCGGAATGATACTAGGTCATAGAGGATTTAATGCCAAGTTTTATCCTATTTCGGCAGAATCGCTTACTGAAGTTGTGCTTACATTTTTCCCGCTTTCAACTTTTATAAATATGCTAAAAGCTAACCCAGATATGTCTATTTATCTGCTAAATTTTATGTCGGATGAATTACGAGATACGGAGTCAAGAATGAAAAATCTCATGATTTCAAATCCTAAAATTCGAATTGCCATCATACTTATTCAGTTGATAGATATTCTTGGGTATGATAAAAAAAGTGATAAAAAACTATTGGCATTTACACTCACTAGAACAGATTTTGCCAATATGGGCGGTACTACGTATGAAACAGTAATTAGAGTGCTTGCTCAATTAAAGAAGGATAAACTAATAGGCCTTGAAGGAAAAGAAATTACTATTCTTAACGAAAAAAAATTACGAGAGTTGGCGCGCAATCTAAAACAAAAGCATTAATTTTTTGTAGAATATGTCTTCAAAGTAATGGTAATTTTTCATTTTAACCTATCTTAAACATTCACCGCATTATTTTTGATTCGTATAAAAATTAATTTATTTATAATAGAATTCTCGCAGTTGATATGTGTTTTGATTACAAGATTAAAAGGTCAAACATCATGATGAATTTCAATTTAGAACTGATATTCATCATATTATCACAAAACAACCTTGTTTATATTAGTAAAAAAAAATGGAAGCATATTTAAATAAAGAAAATCTAACTATGATAGACCATGAAATGATGGAAGTATCGTTTAACTTTTGGTTTAACGATCATGAGGATATCAGATGTCCTTTTCCTGATTATATTAAAATGGAATTAAGAGAACTGGCAGAAAATAATTTTAGCCAATGGGCATCGAAACTCACTGAGCAAGCTAAAAAAGAAATTAATGATGAGATTCTTTTAGAGCGATTCGAAGAGATTCTTTTTGAAACGGCATCTAAATTAGTGCAAACCGAAGAAGAGAGAATAACCATTAAGTATCCGTTTATGTTAAGACTTGATGATCAGGTTTCAGATAA
This window of the Sphingobacteriaceae bacterium genome carries:
- the moaA gene encoding GTP 3',8-cyclase MoaA translates to MLQDQFGRVHNYLRLSLTERCNLRCFYCMPAEGIQLSPKDDIMRTEEIEKIAGTFVKLGINKIRFTGGEPLIRKDFDDVAMRLSKFNCELAITTNGILVDQYLPTFKQAGIKKINISLDTLNEEKFNNITRRDYFIRVKSNIDLLFSEGITPKLNVVLIRGVNDDELIDFINLTSKWNTTIQFIEFMPFQGNKWDLSRTVKADEILSKAFAYFGEENVMKAEDKANDTSRKYQIKGFKGNFGLISTVSNPFCDSCNRIRLTANGSIKNCLFSGSETNLLKAMREGKNLEQLIQEAIYIKSKQRGGIQDFSSKDGLLKAQENRSMIMIGG
- a CDS encoding MFS transporter — translated: MSNFKKFLKSGHAPTLFSAFLYFDFCFAIWVLNGAMAPFISEHFNLSPAEKGFMISVPILAGAVMRFPLGVLAQYIGRKNAALTEMGLIFFALVFGYFFVDTYSDVIKMGVLLGIAGASFGVALSLGSGWFPPKYKGLAMGISGAGNSGTVLAMLFAPPLAMKFGWQAVYGMAAFFMLIPIVVMIVFAKEPPDREHQTLKQHLACLFEKDGWTFNLIYIITFGGFIGLSNFLPTYFHDQFGVTKVEAGQLTMLAALMGSAIRVVGGWASDKWGGITTLSAIFGIIIITMVIAGLPIGVTATTILFMVCFAALGAGNGALFQLVPLRWPLATAVAGSMIGEIGALGGSFIPNAMGLSKQNTGSFFWGFMSFAILALIAFIVLRVAQRAWTKKWVGKGGMAIIKPESIEVEIKEHIAGNVVFAQSKSKGDFNYRNIIYPIGNSELADKARQQAAYLAKSTGANLVLLYVNEKSHSTGILATDSAQFAEVKEAWIAEGKQILLEEVKKLKDLEVDQVEAVFGQGDVASEITTIAKEKNAELILLASHKASPLGKLLMGSRTYDVFLDTPCPVLRIVR
- a CDS encoding c-type cytochrome, whose translation is MPVAEEDVPLTPYPVTWPYYFPNLEIPDENQMTLEGINLGRHLYYDTILSRDGRACADCHSSASAFTTYTSNALPHINLGWNSNFLWNGKVQGKMEDIMLFEVKEFFNTDLDKINQSAFYKKEFKKVYKADNVTAELLSYALSQFFRAMVSKNSLCDKFILHTANLNDSEMRGFNIFTTEKGDCFHCHSLGLFTDNKFHNIGLDSIFLGQNMGRYNYTGLNKDLGLFKTPTLRNIELTAPYMHDGRYTTLEEVVEHYNSKVKHSNTLDPIMTKPSKLYGLGLTPQEKQDLVAFLKTLTDNDFINNPLLQKP
- a CDS encoding hemerythrin domain-containing protein, translating into MIDLKETNKKDPLKRSVEHGLDNMKGATPFDPPSVYDEENKPKIDFESMPDAIKELMNEHKVAIEKLEIFENALVEFKSNGYVLNPSINSALSEFFKFYDNNLLVHNEKEDKVLFPLLNEKLIATGEHSIGENPKTAIDVMEDDHVKFIQLGTLSFNLFGLATRIKDLQSRNFICDTAYDTSREFAELLRLHIYREDYTLFPLAQKLISESEFDELSKKQKKFK
- a CDS encoding Crp/Fnr family transcriptional regulator, producing the protein MFSLKLFTKYCTKDWQTHYKSNKQTFYFESDSRIFDEGDPVKGIYFVEKGYLKVLSKTLDGSEKIIRLVAPGMILGHRGFNAKFYPISAESLTEVVLTFFPLSTFINMLKANPDMSIYLLNFMSDELRDTESRMKNLMISNPKIRIAIILIQLIDILGYDKKSDKKLLAFTLTRTDFANMGGTTYETVIRVLAQLKKDKLIGLEGKEITILNEKKLRELARNLKQKH
- a CDS encoding Crp/Fnr family transcriptional regulator, yielding MRVSKNILKLFENHPVNKIDENNLLTCTHDSKDNVYLIKKGAIKIFKHAGSIDFIFAIGFEGEIIGLEQVILEEVSDKSYVALKNSEIVCIPVSELKNEILKNEELLPDILHYVSDFSDQLEHRIVNLNQKSVINNFATLLYSLSKLKVNEIVPHIISTKDIASLIGTTTNYVYKTIQKLEDKSIITFKDRKLRIINKELLKKLALEKIVQS
- a CDS encoding NarK/NasA family nitrate transporter: MSKTNIETWNVEDESFWNSTGKKIATKNLWLSIPALLLAFAVWIMWGMLVTYMKDFGFTFGLLEGLTKGTPEYDAALASINNMYYTLPAIAGLAGATLRLPNSFLISLGGGRNVIFVSTALLIIPAIGAGIGLSDVNTSYGFFAAMALLSGFGGGNFSSSMNNISYFFPKKMQGYALGMNAGIGNLGVATMQKLIPLVVPVVLFAGAGSDVTIKGVAFAGIQNAGWVWVPLLVIFTISAFVGMNNVITGTPVLPSTAQGVSKTLIMILLGVVASAIGAYLLIGLKINMWIVLPAVIIISVLLMKYATPADIKQNLNKQFSILSDKHNWIMTIIYTMTFGSFIGYSAAFPKLCQDIFPTADYRLWVFLGPALGALVRPVGGIISDKINSGAKVTMWSTIVQIVAALAVAYFVVKARSSADPLEYWWPFFGCFMILFISTGIGNGSTFRSIPYIFSKEKAGPVLGWTAAIAAYGAFIIPKVFGEQIKAGHPEYALFGFAIYYVICLVLNWWYYQGPKREYDNP